The genomic DNA CAGTTCATCAGCGCCCTCCTCGCCGGCAAGTACCCGTTGTCGTACATGACGTTGGCCTCCTTCCGCCCCTGGGACACCATCCAGATCGAGGTCGCCAAGAGCGCGCTGTGGAACCCGCTGCACAGCTCGGACCCGAAGGTCACCGACCTCGTCACGAAGGCCCAGTCGGCGACCGGCGCCGCCCAGGACGCGCTGTTCAAGCAGCTCAACACCTACCTCGTCGACCAGGCGTGGAACGCGCCCTGGGACTCGGTGGAGGCCACCTACGCGACGACCAAGGGCGTCACCTTCACCCCGCAGGCGTTCGCCGCCGTCCCGCCGATCTACAACTTCAAGCCCGCTGGCTGACCCGGCCGGCGCGCCGGCCGGAAGGGACACCGTCCCGGCCGGCGCGCCGGTCAACACCGGTCAGGGAAAGGCAAGGTGGAGAGACTAATGATCGTTTTCTTGGTCCGGCGCATCGCCGCCGGGCTGGTCCTGGTCTTGGTGATCGCGACCACGACCTTCGCGTTGATGAGCCTCACCGGCTCCGATCCGGTACGCCAGATCGTCGGGCAGACCGCCACCCAGCAGCAGGTGACGGCGAAGTCCGCCGAACTCGGACTCGACCAGTCCTTCGTGGTCCGCTACGGCCACTGGCTCGCGGACGTGCTGCACGGCAACCTCGGCAGCTCGTGGTTCAGCGGCGAGTCCGTGACAAGCTCACTTGAGAACAGACTGCCGGTCACCCTGTCGATCGTGCTGGCGGCACTCCTGGTGTCGGCGGTACTGAGCACGGTGCTGGGCGTGGCCGCCGCGGTCCGCCGGGGCGCCCTCGACCAGGTGGTGCAACTGCTCGCGGTCCTCGGGTTCGCGGTCCCGAGCTTCCTGGTCGCCCTGGTGTTCGCCGTCGTGATCGGCGTCGACCTGGGCTGGCTGCCCGCGACCGGATATGTGCCGCTGGCGGACTCGGCGAGCGGCTGGCTCAAGTCGATCACCCTCCCCGCGCTGTCGCTCTCCGTCGGCGCGATCGCCGCCACCGCCCAACAGGTGCGCGGCTCCATGGTCGACGTCCTGCGCGCGGACTACGTACGCACCCTCCGCAGCCGTGGCATCAGCGAGCGGAGCCTGCTGTTCCGGCACGCGCTGCGCAATGCGGCCCCGGCCGCGCTGACCGTGCTGGCCCTCCAGTTCATCGGCCTGGTCGGCGGCGCGGTGGTCGTCGAGAAGGTCTTCGGCCTCAACGGGATCGGCAGCCAGGCGACGACCGCCGGCTCCCAGGGCGACACACCGGTGGTCATGGGTGTCGTCGTGGTCATGGTCGCCCTCGTCGTGGTGGTCAACATCCTCATGGACCTCGCATACGGCTGGCTCAACCCGAAGGTGCGTGTGGGATGACGCTTCCCCTGTCCGAAGAAGCGGTGGCTCCCGCTGTCGCCGCGCAGGGGCGGGCGGGACTCCTGCGCCGACTGCTGCGCAACCCGTTGGCCGTGGCCTGCCTGGTGATCCTCGCGATCATCGCGCTGGCCAGCCTGTTCGCCCCTCTGATCACCAGTCAGGACCCGGCCCGCTCCTCACTGACCGACAGCCTCGCCCCGATGAGCGGCAGGCATCCGCTCGGCGGCGACGGCGTCGGCCGTGACGTCCTGGCCCGGCTCCTCTACGGCGGCCGCACCAGCCTGCTCGGTGCCCTGCTCGCGGTGGCCGTCGCCGTGGTGATCGGCGTTCCCGCCGGTCTGGTGGCCGGCTACTACCGCAAGTGGTTCGACGCCGTGAGCAGTTGGGTGTCCAACCTGCTGATGGCCGTGCCGGCGATCATCGTGCTCCTCGTCGTGATGTCCGCGGTGGGCCAGAACACGTACCTCGCCATGGCGGTCTTCGGCGTGCTGATGTCACCGGGCGTCTTCCGGCTGATCCGCGCCTCGGTGATCTCCGTACGCGAGGAGTTGTACGTCGACGCGGCACGGGTGTCCGGCCTGTCGGACTCCCGGATCATCCGCCGCCACATCCTGCCCGTCGTGCAGGCGCCGACCATCATCCAGGCCGCCCAGATGCTCGGTCTCGGCATCGTCATCCAGTCCGGGCTGGAGTTCCTCGGGCTGGGCTCGGCGACCCAGGCGAGCTGGGGCTCCATGCTCAACGACGCCTTCGGCAACATCTACACCAAGCCGGAACTGATGGTCTGGCCCGGAGCGGCCCTCGCGGTCACCGTCGCCGCGTTCGGTCTGCTGGGCAACGCCCTGCGGGACGCGCTGGACGGGAGCGCGGTCGCGGTGCGGAAGCCGTCGCGCGGCGCCGCGTCCCGTGGAGAGGGCGCGGCCAAGAAGGCACCACACGCCGACAAGAGTGCGCCGCATGCCGACAAGAAGGCACCGCCCGTCACACCCGAGACGGACGACGCCCTGCTCGTCCTCGACGGACTGACGGTCTCCTATCCGACGGCCCAGGGCGAGAAGACCGTCGTCGACGGCGTCTCCCTGACGGTGCGCCGAGGCGAAGTGCTCGGCCTCGTGGGGGAGTCGGGCTCGGGCAAGAGCCAAACCGCCTTCGCCGTCCTCGGGTTGCTGCCCAGGGAGGCCCAAGTCACCACCAACCACCTCCTGTTCGAC from Streptomyces sp. NBC_01478 includes the following:
- a CDS encoding ABC transporter permease, which encodes MIVFLVRRIAAGLVLVLVIATTTFALMSLTGSDPVRQIVGQTATQQQVTAKSAELGLDQSFVVRYGHWLADVLHGNLGSSWFSGESVTSSLENRLPVTLSIVLAALLVSAVLSTVLGVAAAVRRGALDQVVQLLAVLGFAVPSFLVALVFAVVIGVDLGWLPATGYVPLADSASGWLKSITLPALSLSVGAIAATAQQVRGSMVDVLRADYVRTLRSRGISERSLLFRHALRNAAPAALTVLALQFIGLVGGAVVVEKVFGLNGIGSQATTAGSQGDTPVVMGVVVVMVALVVVVNILMDLAYGWLNPKVRVG
- a CDS encoding dipeptide/oligopeptide/nickel ABC transporter permease/ATP-binding protein; this translates as MTLPLSEEAVAPAVAAQGRAGLLRRLLRNPLAVACLVILAIIALASLFAPLITSQDPARSSLTDSLAPMSGRHPLGGDGVGRDVLARLLYGGRTSLLGALLAVAVAVVIGVPAGLVAGYYRKWFDAVSSWVSNLLMAVPAIIVLLVVMSAVGQNTYLAMAVFGVLMSPGVFRLIRASVISVREELYVDAARVSGLSDSRIIRRHILPVVQAPTIIQAAQMLGLGIVIQSGLEFLGLGSATQASWGSMLNDAFGNIYTKPELMVWPGAALAVTVAAFGLLGNALRDALDGSAVAVRKPSRGAASRGEGAAKKAPHADKSAPHADKKAPPVTPETDDALLVLDGLTVSYPTAQGEKTVVDGVSLTVRRGEVLGLVGESGSGKSQTAFAVLGLLPREAQVTTNHLLFDGTELSRLGRAAMNRYRGHRIAYVPQEPMSNLDPSFRIGAQLVEPVRRHLGLSAAEARAKTLGLLERVGISDPERVFRSYPHQISGGMAQRVLIAGAVSCEPDLLIADEPTTALDVTVQAEVLDLMRSLQRERNMGLILVTHDFGVVADLCDRVTVMQTGAVVESAPVAQLFADPQHPYTRMLLASTLEDAEPRAALDPSRTVSASGAGITHTGRQEGPA